One window from the genome of Bacillota bacterium encodes:
- a CDS encoding ABC transporter permease: protein MSRLFEGIIEAFRLIIAFDPELLQIVLLSLRVSGTAIIISSLISIPLGAILGLKPEKKTRLLNKVIFTFMGMPPVVAGLIIYLILSRQGPLGVLGILYTPAAMIIAQVFLSSPIITGLTMVGIRAKGSEIEEVARSLGASSSMAIRTVIKESRYALLGAIITGFGRIVAEVGAVMIVGGNIAGHTRVMTTAITLETRKGNFELAIGLGIILLLLSFIVNSLLYTIQKGGKNN from the coding sequence TTGTCACGTTTATTTGAGGGTATTATCGAAGCCTTTCGTTTAATTATCGCTTTTGATCCTGAATTACTGCAGATTGTCCTCTTATCGCTCAGGGTATCCGGAACAGCTATTATCATTTCATCATTAATTAGTATACCCCTCGGCGCCATACTGGGTTTAAAACCTGAGAAGAAAACCCGGTTACTGAATAAAGTAATATTTACTTTTATGGGAATGCCTCCGGTTGTGGCTGGTTTGATCATTTACTTAATTCTTTCCCGACAGGGACCGCTTGGCGTACTTGGAATTCTTTACACTCCTGCAGCAATGATCATAGCCCAGGTATTTTTATCATCGCCAATCATTACAGGCTTAACCATGGTCGGCATCCGGGCTAAAGGCAGTGAAATAGAAGAAGTCGCCCGATCCCTCGGGGCCAGTTCTTCCATGGCCATTCGGACCGTCATAAAAGAATCTCGGTACGCTTTGCTTGGAGCAATCATCACCGGATTTGGTAGAATCGTGGCCGAAGTGGGAGCGGTAATGATTGTTGGCGGTAATATTGCCGGTCATACCAGGGTTATGACAACCGCCATAACCCTGGAAACACGCAAAGGGAATTTCGAACTGGCCATCGGACTCGGTATCATTCTTCTGCTACTCTCCTTTATTGTCAATTCTTTACTCTATACAATTCAGAAGGGGGGCAAAAACAATTAA
- a CDS encoding ABC transporter ATP-binding protein produces MTLVIELKNVTKTYPGCPEPAVKDFSLNVEEGSIITLLGPSGCGKTTLLRIIAGFEKPEKGSVFISGNQVAGDNNWVAPENRGVGMVFQDYALFPHLKVFDNVAFGYREKDKHQRVQEVLSLVSLRGYESRYPHELSGGQQQRVALARALARKPAVILLDEPFSNLDAELKDQMRLELKSILKKTGTTAVFVSHDQKDALAISDQIVVIKDGEIQQVGTPKEIYQYPENTFVATFVGRSNLLEGIMADDACSVQTDIGKFPCLHTHGHLPGEKVCLSIRPDGLEMSDNGSLSGTIIELAYTGDAYDAVISVESSGQVHHLMAHIHPEEDVRIGTKINFMIIPEFVAVVGNGQGAYKENR; encoded by the coding sequence ATGACACTTGTTATTGAACTTAAAAATGTTACTAAAACATATCCCGGTTGCCCGGAACCTGCTGTAAAAGATTTTTCCCTGAATGTGGAAGAGGGTTCGATTATAACTCTGCTGGGTCCCAGCGGGTGTGGAAAAACCACCCTGTTAAGAATTATTGCTGGTTTTGAGAAGCCGGAGAAGGGGTCCGTTTTCATTTCTGGCAATCAGGTCGCCGGAGATAATAACTGGGTTGCTCCGGAAAATCGCGGTGTAGGGATGGTATTTCAGGATTATGCGCTTTTTCCCCATTTAAAAGTATTTGACAATGTGGCTTTCGGTTACAGGGAGAAAGATAAACATCAAAGAGTTCAGGAAGTATTATCACTTGTGTCGCTTCGTGGTTATGAAAGCCGTTACCCACACGAACTATCGGGAGGCCAGCAGCAGAGGGTAGCCCTGGCCAGAGCCCTGGCCCGAAAGCCGGCAGTGATACTCCTTGATGAGCCATTCAGCAACCTTGATGCAGAACTAAAAGATCAAATGCGCCTTGAACTAAAATCTATATTAAAAAAGACCGGGACTACAGCCGTATTTGTTTCTCATGACCAAAAAGATGCCCTGGCCATCTCTGATCAGATAGTGGTAATTAAAGATGGAGAGATCCAGCAGGTTGGAACTCCGAAAGAAATTTACCAGTACCCGGAAAATACTTTTGTGGCTACATTTGTTGGAAGAAGCAACCTGCTGGAAGGAATAATGGCCGATGATGCCTGCTCCGTTCAGACTGATATCGGGAAGTTTCCCTGTTTACATACTCATGGCCACCTGCCCGGTGAAAAGGTTTGTCTATCAATCAGGCCGGACGGACTTGAAATGTCTGACAATGGTTCGCTTTCTGGCACAATAATAGAGTTGGCTTATACCGGGGATGCCTATGATGCTGTTATTTCAGTTGAATCTTCTGGACAGGTCCATCATTTAATGGCTCATATACATCCGGAAGAAGATGTCAGAATCGGTACCAAAATTAATTTTATGATTATCCCTGAATTTGTTGCTGTGGTCGGTAACGGGCAGGGTGCATATAAAGAAAACAGGTAG
- a CDS encoding class I SAM-dependent methyltransferase, with amino-acid sequence MEKLSCFLCHAPALYFSTHRGRDYLKCSGCQSVMLSPENYLSPAEEKERYDQHNNDVSDPGYRLFVQPLVRAVINKYYPEDSGLDYGAGSGPVASYLLKERGYQTLLYDPFYWPDHSVLEARYNYIICSEVIEHFHSPQNEFRLMRSLLLPGGSLFCMTELYDDEFEFEKWYYKNDPTHVFFYHREAFQWIKKRFGFSELTMKKRLITLSL; translated from the coding sequence ATGGAAAAACTTAGCTGTTTTTTATGCCATGCCCCGGCCTTATATTTTTCTACTCACAGGGGTAGAGATTACTTGAAATGCAGTGGTTGCCAATCTGTGATGCTATCACCTGAAAACTATCTTTCACCGGCTGAAGAAAAAGAAAGATACGATCAACATAATAATGATGTTTCTGACCCAGGTTACAGGCTTTTTGTCCAACCATTGGTTCGTGCTGTAATCAATAAATATTATCCGGAAGACAGCGGGCTCGATTACGGCGCAGGTTCAGGACCGGTTGCATCATATCTGCTTAAGGAGAGGGGATATCAAACCCTGTTGTATGATCCTTTCTACTGGCCTGATCATTCGGTTTTAGAAGCACGATATAATTATATAATCTGTTCGGAAGTGATCGAACATTTTCATTCCCCACAAAATGAATTCAGACTGATGCGTTCACTTCTGTTGCCCGGGGGTTCGCTATTTTGCATGACCGAACTCTACGACGATGAATTTGAATTTGAAAAGTGGTATTATAAAAATGACCCCACTCATGTATTCTTCTATCATCGCGAAGCTTTTCAGTGGATTAAAAAAAGGTTTGGCTTCAGCGAGCTCACAATGAAAAAGAGGTTAATTACCCTTTCGCTTTAA
- a CDS encoding diguanylate cyclase produces the protein MSILRVIIVEDSEDDLLLILRALKKGGFEPIYRCVETEEALRAALDDPQWQLIISDHAMPRFSAPGALKVLKESGRDLPFIIVSGTIGEEIAVNAMKGGAHDYIMKSNLSRLVPAIERELREADVRNQHRQYQKQLEYLTLHDQLTGLYNRVYFENELAKLDGGNEYPVAVISADLDGLMLINETFGQKEGDMILKTCANLLKKPLRKSDILARVGGDEFITLLLRSDTNRCEKIVAQITHEINELNKEHGRIPISVSIGCSICHDQSEKLDDCIKEAISKMRFEKQNRAESARSQVVNALLAALSERDYIASGHAERIQELCRKMAEEVGLDQQAQAALSMLSQVHDLGKVGIPDQILFKKGGLTEEEWEIMRQHPEKGYRIAQSSPELAHIADLILRHHERFDGSGYPLGLQGEEIPIECRILSIVDSYDAMTNDRPYRKAMTRDEALAEIRLYAGSQFDPVLADIFLKIV, from the coding sequence TTGTCAATACTGCGAGTAATCATCGTTGAGGATTCAGAAGATGATCTGCTATTGATCCTGCGAGCACTTAAAAAAGGTGGTTTTGAGCCTATCTATAGATGTGTTGAAACAGAAGAAGCTTTGCGTGCAGCCCTGGATGATCCTCAGTGGCAGTTGATCATCTCCGATCACGCCATGCCCAGGTTCAGTGCGCCTGGAGCCCTGAAAGTTTTAAAAGAAAGTGGAAGAGATTTGCCTTTTATTATTGTTTCTGGAACGATCGGTGAGGAAATTGCTGTAAATGCCATGAAGGGCGGAGCTCATGACTATATTATGAAGAGTAACCTCTCCCGCCTGGTTCCTGCTATTGAACGCGAATTACGTGAAGCCGATGTGAGAAATCAGCACCGTCAGTACCAGAAGCAGCTCGAGTACCTTACCCTACACGATCAATTAACCGGTCTATATAATAGGGTATATTTTGAAAATGAGCTTGCCAAGCTTGATGGGGGTAACGAGTACCCGGTTGCTGTAATTTCCGCAGACCTGGACGGATTGATGCTTATAAATGAAACCTTTGGCCAGAAGGAAGGCGATATGATTTTGAAAACCTGCGCAAATTTATTGAAAAAACCACTCAGAAAAAGCGACATATTGGCCAGGGTTGGTGGTGATGAATTTATCACTCTGTTACTGCGTTCAGATACTAACAGGTGTGAAAAGATTGTTGCCCAGATCACCCATGAAATAAACGAACTCAATAAAGAGCACGGAAGGATACCGATCAGCGTTTCAATCGGTTGTTCAATCTGTCATGACCAATCCGAAAAACTCGACGACTGCATTAAAGAAGCCATAAGCAAAATGCGTTTTGAAAAACAGAATCGTGCGGAAAGCGCCCGCAGCCAGGTAGTGAATGCATTATTGGCTGCACTTTCAGAACGGGATTATATCGCAAGCGGGCATGCCGAAAGAATACAGGAGCTATGCAGGAAAATGGCAGAAGAGGTGGGTTTGGACCAGCAAGCCCAAGCTGCTCTTTCCATGCTTTCCCAGGTACATGATCTAGGGAAAGTGGGAATCCCTGACCAGATTTTATTTAAAAAAGGTGGACTGACAGAGGAAGAATGGGAAATTATGCGGCAGCACCCTGAAAAAGGTTACCGGATTGCCCAGTCATCACCCGAATTGGCTCATATAGCAGATCTGATCCTTCGCCATCACGAAAGATTTGATGGTAGTGGATATCCACTGGGTCTGCAGGGTGAAGAAATTCCGATTGAATGCCGGATTCTATCAATTGTAGATTCTTATGATGCTATGACAAATGACCGGCCTTACCGGAAAGCGATGACCAGGGATGAAGCGCTGGCCGAAATCAGACTCTATGCAGGCAGCCAGTTTGATCCCGTATTGGCCGATATATTTTTAAAAATTGTTTAA
- a CDS encoding MBL fold metallo-hydrolase, with product MAKLSLVRLAGNTYYIPSPTNVGVYINGNSAILIDSGNDKEAGRQILRLFEEAGWPLEMIVNTHSNADHIGGNNFLQEKTGCQIAATRIESAFINDPILEISMLYGGFPYKALDNKFLRARSSKVTSVIAAAGKILDTGLEAIPLPGHFFDMIGILTPDNVFFIADSLFPENIINKYHFFFLFDLQAQFDTLERLTTIRADLFVPGHGRVMDSLDALIGINRKKIDEILNLILDCCEKPSRVDQIMAELCKKYNLDMNPAQHVLVGSTLKSYLSFLHAEEKLSYSFSDGAILWQSVR from the coding sequence ATGGCAAAATTGTCCCTGGTCCGGTTGGCCGGAAATACCTACTATATTCCATCACCCACAAACGTTGGCGTTTACATCAATGGCAATTCTGCTATTCTGATCGACAGTGGAAATGACAAGGAAGCGGGCAGGCAGATCTTACGTTTGTTTGAGGAAGCAGGCTGGCCGTTGGAGATGATTGTTAACACCCACTCAAATGCCGATCATATCGGGGGTAACAACTTTCTCCAGGAAAAAACAGGTTGCCAGATTGCTGCAACAAGGATCGAATCAGCTTTTATCAACGATCCGATTCTGGAAATTTCCATGCTTTATGGTGGGTTTCCCTATAAAGCGCTTGATAATAAATTCTTAAGAGCCAGGTCTTCAAAAGTTACTTCGGTCATCGCTGCAGCAGGGAAAATTCTTGATACAGGGCTTGAAGCAATTCCCCTCCCGGGGCATTTTTTTGATATGATCGGGATATTAACTCCTGATAATGTTTTTTTTATTGCAGATAGTCTTTTCCCGGAGAATATAATCAATAAATATCACTTTTTCTTCCTTTTTGACCTGCAGGCCCAATTTGATACTCTTGAGAGGCTAACGACCATCAGAGCTGACCTGTTTGTTCCCGGCCACGGTAGAGTAATGGACTCTCTTGATGCGCTGATCGGGATCAACAGGAAAAAAATAGATGAAATTCTCAACCTGATTCTTGATTGCTGTGAAAAACCTTCCAGGGTCGATCAAATTATGGCTGAACTCTGTAAAAAATATAACCTGGATATGAATCCTGCCCAGCATGTCCTGGTGGGCAGCACATTGAAATCTTATCTCTCCTTTTTGCATGCTGAAGAAAAATTATCATACAGTTTTTCGGATGGAGCAATTCTCTGGCAATCTGTAAGGTAG
- a CDS encoding C-GCAxxG-C-C family protein, whose translation MGTKEEVLEGLYQKGFMFERNNHGCGQCTVAAIQEFFDVDDLIFKSASAYAGGIASVTNGYCGAFNGGVLILNYFFGREKKDFENPDAMDKAKEIVNIYKDRFFQKFGGFTCGQVQTKIMGRSFNTADPEEKEQFIQAGAYDDKCTNVVGTAASIVGEILLDNNIPLKKG comes from the coding sequence ATGGGTACAAAAGAAGAGGTTCTCGAGGGTTTATATCAAAAAGGCTTCATGTTTGAAAGGAATAATCATGGATGTGGGCAGTGTACGGTAGCCGCAATCCAGGAATTTTTTGATGTAGATGATCTGATCTTTAAATCTGCCTCAGCTTATGCCGGTGGGATTGCATCGGTCACAAACGGTTATTGCGGAGCTTTTAACGGAGGGGTTTTGATTCTTAACTATTTTTTTGGCAGAGAGAAAAAGGATTTTGAAAACCCTGATGCGATGGATAAGGCAAAAGAGATTGTTAATATCTACAAAGATCGATTTTTCCAGAAATTTGGCGGCTTCACATGTGGGCAGGTTCAGACTAAAATTATGGGGCGCTCATTCAATACCGCAGATCCTGAAGAAAAAGAGCAATTTATCCAGGCGGGGGCATATGATGACAAGTGCACGAATGTTGTAGGAACCGCTGCTTCCATCGTAGGAGAAATTTTACTTGACAACAATATACCATTGAAAAAAGGGTAA
- a CDS encoding extracellular solute-binding protein, producing the protein MKFKFSLALLILSVIMFTLVGCGRDSINEDAAGELVIYSSRNENFVNPLLEKFEAETGIKVLALHAGGGVVSRIVEEAGNPRADIFISNDIGALEYLRMEGLLQEFEPDGIDTIDQRYRAIDNSWFALSARTRVFIYNKDLISEEEMPKTVWELTDEQWKGQFAITRGGNSGMIAHISALRYEWGDELTAQWISQVKENAGAIMEGHGDIRRAVGAGEFRFGLVNNYYYHQQLREPTNNNVGAIYPDQAEGEMGAVINGAGIAFIKGSPNPDNAKTFINWLLLPENQREFSYASLEVPINPTIEAIDEAAVISEYRVQEMHLSMLGEYFLDTKELIERAGLDIELR; encoded by the coding sequence ATGAAATTCAAGTTTTCCCTGGCGCTTCTAATATTAAGTGTTATAATGTTCACCCTGGTTGGCTGCGGCAGAGATAGCATCAATGAAGATGCTGCAGGCGAACTGGTTATCTATTCATCCCGCAACGAAAATTTTGTTAACCCGCTTCTTGAGAAATTTGAAGCAGAAACAGGAATCAAGGTTCTGGCTCTGCACGCCGGCGGTGGTGTAGTAAGCAGGATAGTTGAAGAGGCTGGTAACCCCAGGGCTGATATTTTTATTTCAAATGATATCGGGGCTTTGGAATATCTGCGTATGGAAGGACTGCTGCAGGAGTTTGAGCCGGACGGAATCGATACGATTGATCAAAGGTACCGAGCTATAGATAATTCCTGGTTTGCCTTATCGGCAAGAACAAGAGTTTTCATATATAACAAAGATCTGATTTCCGAAGAAGAAATGCCGAAAACAGTTTGGGAGCTTACCGACGAGCAGTGGAAAGGTCAGTTTGCTATCACCAGGGGAGGCAATTCAGGAATGATCGCCCATATCTCCGCCCTCCGTTATGAATGGGGTGATGAGCTGACGGCACAATGGATCTCACAGGTTAAAGAAAATGCCGGGGCCATAATGGAAGGCCATGGCGATATCAGGCGTGCAGTCGGAGCAGGTGAATTCAGGTTCGGCTTGGTTAACAATTACTATTACCACCAGCAGTTGAGAGAACCGACCAATAACAATGTGGGAGCAATCTATCCCGATCAGGCTGAAGGAGAAATGGGAGCGGTGATAAATGGCGCCGGCATCGCTTTTATCAAAGGATCACCCAATCCGGATAACGCCAAAACTTTTATTAACTGGCTTCTCCTGCCCGAGAACCAGCGTGAGTTCTCCTATGCATCTTTGGAGGTGCCGATCAATCCGACCATCGAAGCAATTGATGAGGCGGCTGTCATTTCTGAATACCGGGTTCAGGAAATGCATTTAAGCATGCTGGGCGAATATTTTCTTGATACAAAGGAACTGATCGAACGGGCCGGGCTTGATATCGAATTAAGATAA
- a CDS encoding substrate-binding domain-containing protein has protein sequence MLYRKNSLLLFFVLFSLVFGLLMFTAGCAQDTTPEAEPEEEPEEVPEETPEEVEIIDTIILATTTSTYDSGLLDFLNPIFTEQTGIEVQVVSQGTGAALETGARGDADVLLVHDRVSELRLVDEGAFVDRYDVMYNDFIFVGPDDDPAGIKAVSTAVEAFNLIEDSGNTFVSRGDDSGTNRMELRLWDSAGIDPTGESWYLSIGQGMGDTLNVANESLGYTLTDRGTYVAMKDTLDLVIVLEGDPVLFNQYGVMAVNPELHSHAKYEYAMMYIEFLMSDEGQNLINSYQVNGETLFFPGYGLE, from the coding sequence ATGCTTTACCGAAAAAATTCATTACTACTATTCTTTGTTTTATTTTCATTGGTATTTGGTCTCTTGATGTTTACAGCCGGTTGTGCCCAGGATACAACCCCGGAAGCAGAACCCGAAGAAGAACCGGAAGAAGTCCCGGAGGAGACCCCGGAGGAAGTTGAAATCATCGACACCATAATCCTGGCAACCACCACAAGCACCTACGACTCGGGCCTGCTTGATTTTCTGAATCCTATTTTTACTGAACAAACCGGTATTGAAGTACAGGTCGTTTCCCAGGGAACCGGTGCAGCATTGGAAACGGGAGCACGCGGAGATGCAGATGTTTTACTGGTTCATGACCGGGTTTCGGAACTGAGGCTTGTCGACGAAGGTGCATTTGTTGACCGTTACGATGTTATGTACAATGATTTTATTTTTGTCGGCCCCGATGATGATCCCGCAGGGATCAAAGCTGTGAGCACTGCTGTTGAAGCATTTAATTTAATAGAAGATAGCGGTAACACCTTTGTTTCACGAGGTGATGATTCGGGAACTAACAGAATGGAATTACGACTCTGGGATAGCGCAGGTATTGATCCAACCGGTGAAAGCTGGTATTTATCCATCGGGCAAGGTATGGGTGATACCCTGAACGTTGCCAATGAATCACTCGGGTATACCCTGACTGACCGCGGCACCTATGTAGCCATGAAAGATACTCTGGATCTGGTGATCGTGCTGGAAGGCGACCCGGTCCTCTTTAACCAATATGGTGTTATGGCTGTTAATCCGGAGTTGCATTCACATGCCAAGTATGAATACGCAATGATGTATATTGAGTTCTTGATGTCAGATGAAGGTCAAAACCTGATCAATTCTTACCAGGTAAATGGAGAAACCCTCTTTTTCCCGGGTTATGGCCTTGAATAA
- a CDS encoding iron ABC transporter permease, whose translation MWERLWKNNKPDPLLVLSGLLTALLMAMPVVIVIWRAVMAGTDRWARLIDSRIPQLLQNTLQITLATTFLAILLGVSLAWLVYRCDLPGRNIWQWLLALPLMLPPYVGAVSYIMVFGPNGWIQDLAGELPFNIYSFWGVLLVMTLFKFPYVFLISGAALKRMNRSYEDTARSLGLGSWEIFRKVNLPFLRPAIGAGAILTALCVLSEFGVIAIMRYNTFTSAIYYQMESFDRLSATVLSVILIILTLGFLWLESIYRKNQKYYQTCGTFQQPDLIRLAKWKVPAMIWVFLIFLLSVIIPVGVLIYWSGYGIALGALDSNFFGYTLNSIKVAGIAALLSMALALPLVYLKSRHPSVPSELLNKISSAGYSLPGVIVALGLIFIFNTYIPWLYNTFYLISIAYLVRFLPQAIQYGNASLSMISPRIDEAARNLGYRPLKVLFKVILPLLSPGLMAGGALVFVSAIKELPATLLLRPPGFDTLAVRVWVEASDAVYHMAAPAALLVVLVSVIPLKLMLSRY comes from the coding sequence ATGTGGGAAAGACTTTGGAAAAATAATAAGCCTGATCCTCTGCTGGTCCTTTCAGGATTACTAACTGCTCTATTGATGGCGATGCCGGTCGTGATTGTAATCTGGCGGGCTGTCATGGCCGGGACTGATCGGTGGGCGCGGCTGATCGATTCACGGATCCCACAATTACTGCAGAATACTTTACAGATTACCCTGGCGACTACTTTTCTGGCAATTCTGCTTGGTGTATCCCTGGCCTGGTTGGTTTACCGTTGTGATCTGCCTGGTCGGAATATCTGGCAGTGGTTGCTCGCCCTGCCACTAATGCTGCCGCCTTATGTAGGAGCAGTCTCATACATTATGGTTTTCGGGCCTAACGGTTGGATACAAGATCTTGCTGGTGAGTTACCCTTTAATATTTACTCTTTTTGGGGCGTTTTACTGGTTATGACCCTTTTTAAATTTCCTTACGTCTTTCTTATTTCAGGTGCAGCGTTAAAGAGGATGAACCGCAGCTATGAAGATACAGCACGTTCTCTCGGGCTCGGTTCATGGGAAATTTTCCGGAAGGTTAATTTACCCTTTTTACGGCCGGCCATCGGTGCCGGTGCAATTTTAACCGCGCTTTGCGTATTATCTGAATTTGGTGTAATTGCGATAATGCGCTATAACACTTTTACATCGGCAATCTATTACCAGATGGAAAGCTTTGATCGCCTGTCGGCAACAGTGCTAAGCGTTATATTAATCATATTAACCCTGGGGTTTCTATGGTTGGAATCGATCTACAGAAAAAATCAAAAATATTACCAGACTTGTGGTACTTTCCAACAGCCCGACTTGATCAGATTGGCTAAGTGGAAAGTGCCGGCTATGATCTGGGTCTTCTTGATATTTCTGCTTTCGGTGATAATTCCGGTGGGAGTTCTCATCTACTGGTCGGGATACGGAATTGCTCTCGGTGCGCTGGACAGCAATTTTTTCGGGTATACCCTGAACAGCATTAAGGTGGCCGGGATTGCTGCCCTGTTGAGCATGGCTCTTGCCCTTCCACTGGTTTATCTAAAATCCCGTCATCCGTCAGTACCGTCTGAGTTACTTAATAAAATCAGTTCAGCGGGATATTCCCTGCCTGGAGTAATTGTTGCCCTGGGGCTTATCTTTATTTTTAATACCTATATCCCCTGGCTGTACAATACATTTTACCTGATCTCCATCGCTTACCTGGTGCGCTTTCTGCCTCAGGCAATTCAATATGGGAATGCATCACTGAGCATGATTTCCCCCAGGATCGATGAAGCAGCCCGAAACCTGGGTTATCGTCCGCTCAAGGTTTTATTTAAAGTTATCTTGCCCCTGCTTTCGCCCGGACTCATGGCGGGAGGAGCACTTGTATTCGTCAGCGCCATAAAAGAACTTCCGGCAACCCTGCTTCTTCGACCTCCCGGATTTGATACACTGGCTGTCAGGGTCTGGGTTGAGGCGAGCGATGCAGTTTATCACATGGCTGCACCGGCAGCTCTCCTGGTTGTTCTCGTTTCCGTTATTCCTCTCAAGTTAATGCTAAGCCGATATTGA
- a CDS encoding DsrE family protein: MKDKLVVLWISRDEEAAINMAFMYARNSKLKGWWNEVELIIWGPSAKVASENKNIQEELKELKNAGVNVRACKACADKYQVSERLSAMDIEVLYIGSILTDELKSGTKVITV; the protein is encoded by the coding sequence ATGAAGGACAAATTAGTTGTTTTATGGATTTCTCGGGACGAAGAAGCTGCGATTAATATGGCATTTATGTACGCTAGAAATTCAAAATTAAAAGGCTGGTGGAACGAGGTTGAATTAATAATATGGGGCCCTTCGGCAAAGGTTGCTTCAGAAAATAAGAATATACAGGAAGAACTGAAAGAATTAAAAAATGCAGGAGTTAATGTAAGGGCGTGTAAGGCCTGTGCTGATAAGTATCAAGTGAGTGAAAGATTAAGTGCCATGGATATTGAAGTGCTTTATATCGGATCGATTTTAACCGATGAATTAAAATCAGGAACAAAGGTTATAACAGTATAA
- a CDS encoding TOBE domain-containing protein: protein MKLSARNQLKGKITQVKEGPVSTEVTIEINGINIVSSITTGSAKTMDLKVGDEAYAIIKASSVMVGK, encoded by the coding sequence ATGAAACTATCAGCAAGAAATCAATTGAAAGGTAAAATTACTCAGGTTAAGGAAGGTCCGGTTTCGACAGAAGTCACCATTGAAATTAACGGCATTAATATTGTATCCAGCATTACAACCGGTTCGGCAAAAACAATGGACTTAAAAGTCGGTGATGAGGCTTATGCAATTATCAAAGCCAGTTCGGTAATGGTGGGTAAGTAA
- a CDS encoding phosphate ABC transporter ATP-binding protein → MSINNLTIQKGKIYGIIGPSGAGKSTLLRIINLLTMPDQGSILYKGSPLPSNGQDRLTIQRKMSMVFQKTLLFKDSVYNNVSYGLKARNYPHKEIHERVTTLLDQVGLQELARRRADTLSGGEAQRVAVARAIAFEPELLLLDEATANLDPINVELIEKLICKLNLSKSITVMMVTHNIFQAKRIANHVIFINQGKIIETGKTEDIFKTPKTEQTKAFVEGRMIY, encoded by the coding sequence TTGAGTATTAATAATCTCACAATTCAGAAGGGTAAAATTTATGGAATTATTGGTCCCAGCGGAGCCGGAAAAAGCACCCTTCTACGGATAATCAACCTGCTCACCATGCCGGATCAGGGAAGCATCCTTTATAAAGGCAGCCCCTTGCCTTCAAATGGTCAGGATCGTCTCACTATACAGCGTAAAATGTCAATGGTTTTTCAAAAAACTTTACTCTTCAAAGATAGTGTTTATAATAACGTGTCATATGGATTAAAAGCGAGAAACTACCCGCATAAAGAAATTCATGAACGAGTTACTACTCTACTGGACCAGGTTGGTTTACAAGAACTGGCCAGAAGAAGAGCCGACACTTTATCAGGGGGAGAAGCACAAAGAGTTGCAGTTGCCAGGGCTATAGCATTTGAGCCCGAACTATTATTACTGGATGAAGCGACAGCTAACCTTGACCCTATTAATGTTGAACTTATTGAAAAATTAATCTGTAAGTTAAATTTGTCTAAATCAATTACTGTCATGATGGTAACCCATAATATTTTCCAGGCCAAAAGGATTGCCAATCATGTGATATTCATCAATCAGGGTAAAATTATAGAAACAGGTAAAACAGAAGATATATTTAAAACTCCGAAAACAGAACAAACAAAAGCTTTCGTTGAAGGTCGTATGATTTACTAA